One genomic region from Streptomyces sp. Li-HN-5-11 encodes:
- a CDS encoding HhH-GPD-type base excision DNA repair protein: protein MDVTLHLAQDPEADALLGRSPLAALIGMLLDQQIPMEWAFKGPATIARRMGTEDLDAHEIVAFEPETFGRLLSDKPAVHRYPGSMAKRIQQLCHYLVEHYDGDPEAIWRDVDSGAELLRRLEELPGFGKQKAQIFLALLGKQLGVRPEGWREAAGPYGEAKSFRSVADITGPESLAKVRAHKQEMKAAAKAAKQPGR from the coding sequence ATGGACGTCACTCTTCACCTCGCCCAGGATCCCGAGGCCGATGCGCTCCTCGGCCGCAGTCCGCTCGCCGCGCTGATCGGGATGCTGCTGGACCAGCAGATCCCGATGGAGTGGGCGTTCAAGGGGCCGGCGACGATCGCCCGGCGGATGGGCACCGAAGACCTGGACGCCCACGAGATCGTGGCGTTCGAACCGGAGACCTTCGGCCGGCTGCTGTCGGACAAGCCGGCGGTGCACCGCTACCCCGGGTCGATGGCCAAGCGGATCCAGCAGCTGTGCCATTACCTCGTCGAGCACTACGACGGCGACCCCGAGGCCATCTGGCGGGACGTCGACAGCGGCGCCGAGCTGCTGCGCCGGCTCGAAGAACTGCCCGGATTCGGCAAACAGAAGGCCCAGATCTTCCTCGCCCTGCTCGGCAAGCAGCTCGGTGTGCGCCCCGAGGGGTGGCGCGAGGCCGCGGGACCTTACGGCGAAGCGAAGTCCTTCCGCTCCGTGGCCGACATCACCGGGCCCGAGTCCCTGGCCAAGGTACGAGCCCACAAGCAGGAGATGAAGGCCGCGGCCAAGGCGGCCAAGCAACCGGGGCGGTGA
- a CDS encoding type II toxin-antitoxin system VapB family antitoxin → MIFKRIGNGRPYPDHGRESTRQWADVAPRPVRLDQLVTTKQQLDLETLLAEDSTFYGDLFAHVVKWQGDLYLEDGLHRAVRAALQQRQVLHARVLELE, encoded by the coding sequence GTGATCTTCAAGCGCATCGGAAACGGCCGGCCGTACCCCGACCACGGCCGGGAAAGCACCCGGCAGTGGGCGGACGTCGCGCCGCGCCCGGTCCGCCTCGATCAGCTCGTGACGACCAAGCAGCAGCTCGACCTGGAGACCCTCCTCGCGGAGGACTCGACGTTCTACGGCGACCTCTTCGCGCACGTCGTGAAGTGGCAGGGCGACCTGTATCTGGAGGACGGGCTCCACCGCGCGGTGCGAGCGGCGCTGCAGCAGCGTCAGGTACTGCACGCGCGCGTGCTCGAGCTGGAGTGA
- a CDS encoding LytR C-terminal domain-containing protein, with amino-acid sequence MGGQYRITGNKYPRMRRPRRRGRLVLLVVASVTVLGVIGWGTLQLIDVFTGGTKASAAGSRKDCSAKAAKAADAAKASPAPANSARALPKPGEITVNILNATPRKGLARQTADELKKRGFRIGKVGNATPEFDKKIKGAGVLLGPASSLNTSLPVLATQLTGTESRTDTRKGTDVDLIIGNGFTALTPQAAAGQALAALNSPKPTAGTTKKGC; translated from the coding sequence ATGGGCGGGCAGTACCGGATCACGGGGAACAAGTACCCACGGATGCGCAGGCCCCGGCGGCGCGGCAGGCTCGTGCTCCTGGTCGTCGCCTCCGTCACCGTGCTCGGTGTGATCGGCTGGGGCACGCTGCAGCTCATCGATGTCTTCACCGGCGGTACCAAGGCCTCGGCGGCCGGCTCCAGGAAGGACTGCTCGGCCAAGGCCGCCAAAGCGGCCGACGCGGCGAAGGCGAGCCCTGCGCCGGCGAACTCGGCCCGGGCACTGCCCAAGCCGGGCGAGATCACCGTCAACATCCTCAACGCCACCCCCCGCAAGGGGCTGGCCAGGCAGACCGCGGACGAGCTGAAGAAGCGCGGCTTCCGCATCGGCAAGGTGGGCAACGCCACCCCGGAGTTCGACAAGAAGATCAAGGGCGCCGGCGTCCTGCTCGGTCCCGCGTCGTCGCTGAACACCTCGCTGCCCGTGCTCGCCACCCAGCTCACCGGCACCGAAAGCCGCACGGACACCCGCAAGGGCACCGACGTCGACCTGATCATCGGCAACGGCTTCACGGCCCTGACCCCGCAGGCGGCGGCCGGCCAGGCCCTGGCCGCCCTGAACTCACCCAAGCCGACAGCCGGCACGACGAAGAAGGGCTGCTGA
- the upp gene encoding uracil phosphoribosyltransferase translates to MRLHVVDHPLVAHKLTTLRDQRTDSATFRRLADELVTLLAYEATRDVRTEQVDITTPVARTTGVKLSHPRPLVVPILRAGLGMLDGMVRLLPTAEVGFLGMIRNEETLQASTYATRMPEDLSGRQVYVLDPMLATGGTLVAAIQELIKRGADDVTAVVLLAAPEGVEVMERELQGTPVTVVTASVDERLNENGYIVPGLGDAGDRMYGLAG, encoded by the coding sequence ATGCGTCTCCATGTCGTCGACCACCCCCTGGTCGCCCACAAGCTCACCACGCTGCGCGACCAGCGCACCGACTCCGCGACCTTCCGCCGCCTCGCCGACGAACTGGTCACCCTGCTCGCCTACGAGGCGACCCGGGACGTGCGCACGGAGCAGGTCGACATCACCACGCCGGTCGCACGGACCACCGGCGTCAAGCTCTCCCACCCGCGGCCGCTGGTGGTGCCGATCCTGCGGGCCGGGCTCGGCATGCTGGACGGCATGGTGCGGCTGCTGCCGACCGCCGAGGTGGGCTTCCTGGGCATGATCCGCAACGAGGAGACGCTGCAGGCCTCGACGTACGCCACGCGCATGCCGGAGGACCTCTCCGGACGCCAGGTCTACGTCCTGGACCCGATGCTGGCGACCGGCGGCACGCTGGTGGCGGCGATCCAGGAGCTGATCAAGCGCGGCGCCGACGACGTGACCGCGGTCGTGCTGCTGGCCGCCCCCGAGGGCGTCGAGGTCATGGAACGCGAGCTGCAGGGCACTCCGGTGACCGTCGTGACGGCATCCGTCGACGAACGCCTCAACGAGAACGGCTACATCGTCCCCGGCCTCGGTGACGCGGGCGACCGGATGTACGGGCTGGCGGGGTAG
- a CDS encoding nucleoside deaminase, whose protein sequence is MRLALDEAEQAVRGGDVPVGAVVLSADGTTVLGAGHNEREATGDPTAHAEVLALRRAAATLNAAADSAPAEHGGERRAGGRWRLSGCTLVVTLEPCTMCAGAIVLSRVDRVVYGARDEKAGAAGSLWDVMRDRRLNHRPEVIEGVLADDCARMLTEFFRTH, encoded by the coding sequence ATGCGGCTTGCCCTGGACGAGGCCGAGCAGGCCGTCCGGGGCGGGGACGTCCCCGTCGGCGCCGTCGTGCTGTCCGCCGACGGTACGACCGTGCTCGGCGCCGGGCACAACGAGCGCGAGGCCACCGGCGACCCCACCGCCCACGCGGAGGTCCTCGCCCTCCGGCGGGCCGCCGCCACGCTGAACGCGGCGGCGGACAGCGCCCCCGCCGAGCACGGCGGTGAGCGGCGGGCGGGCGGCCGGTGGCGGCTGTCCGGCTGCACGCTGGTCGTCACGCTCGAGCCGTGCACGATGTGCGCCGGTGCGATCGTCCTCTCCCGCGTGGACCGGGTGGTCTACGGCGCCCGCGACGAGAAGGCCGGGGCCGCCGGCTCGCTCTGGGACGTCATGAGGGACCGGCGGCTCAACCACCGGCCCGAAGTGATCGAGGGCGTCCTGGCCGACGACTGCGCCCGGATGCTCACCGAGTTCTTCCGCACCCACTGA
- a CDS encoding Dabb family protein translates to MIRHLVLFKLNEGVERDDPRVVEGVRAFRALGGTIEELRFWECAWNISDRPVAYDFAINSAVEDADALKRYLEHPAHQAGVALWREFATWVIADYEIQDEPAGRHGRP, encoded by the coding sequence ATGATCCGCCACCTGGTGCTCTTCAAACTCAACGAAGGCGTCGAGCGCGACGACCCGCGCGTCGTCGAGGGCGTCCGTGCCTTCCGTGCCCTCGGCGGCACGATCGAGGAGCTGCGCTTCTGGGAGTGCGCCTGGAACATCAGCGACCGGCCCGTCGCCTACGACTTCGCGATCAATTCCGCGGTCGAGGACGCCGACGCCCTGAAGCGGTACCTGGAGCACCCGGCCCATCAGGCGGGTGTCGCCCTGTGGCGGGAGTTCGCCACCTGGGTGATCGCGGACTACGAGATCCAGGACGAACCCGCGGGCCGGCACGGCCGGCCGTAG
- a CDS encoding RNA polymerase sigma factor SigF: MSASTAPPQEQAHARTPAPDPDADSDADSTSPPSPDASPSTEPDASLSTEPDAAPAPEKRRGADTRALTQVLFTQLKELDPGTPEHARVRGALIEANLPLVRYAAARFRSRNEPMEDVVQVGTIGLINAIDRFDPDRGVQFPTFAMPTVVGEIKRYFRDNVRTVHVPRRLHELWVQVNSATEDLTTAFGRSPTTAEIAERLRITEDEVLSCIEAGRSYHATSLEAAQEGDGLPGLLDRLGYEDPALDGVEHRDLVRHLLVQLPEREQRILLLRYYSNLTQSQISAELGVSQMHVSRLLARSFQRLRSANRIEA, translated from the coding sequence GTGTCGGCCAGTACTGCGCCACCCCAGGAGCAAGCTCACGCCCGGACACCGGCCCCGGACCCGGATGCGGACTCGGACGCGGACTCGACCTCGCCCCCGTCACCGGATGCGTCCCCGTCCACGGAACCGGATGCATCCCTGTCCACGGAACCGGATGCGGCCCCGGCCCCGGAGAAGCGGCGTGGCGCCGACACCCGCGCCCTCACCCAGGTGCTCTTCACCCAGTTGAAGGAGCTCGATCCGGGCACACCGGAGCACGCCCGCGTGCGCGGGGCGCTCATCGAGGCCAACCTCCCACTCGTACGCTACGCGGCCGCCCGCTTCCGCTCCCGCAACGAACCGATGGAGGATGTCGTCCAGGTCGGGACCATCGGGCTCATCAACGCCATCGACCGGTTCGACCCGGACCGGGGCGTGCAGTTCCCCACCTTCGCGATGCCCACGGTCGTCGGCGAGATCAAGCGATACTTCCGCGACAACGTCCGCACCGTCCACGTCCCGCGCCGGCTGCACGAGCTGTGGGTGCAGGTCAACAGCGCGACCGAGGACCTGACGACCGCGTTCGGCCGCTCCCCCACCACCGCCGAGATCGCCGAGCGGCTGCGCATCACCGAGGACGAGGTGCTGTCCTGCATCGAGGCCGGGCGGTCGTACCACGCGACCTCTCTGGAGGCGGCCCAGGAGGGTGACGGGCTGCCCGGGCTGCTGGACCGGCTCGGCTACGAGGACCCCGCCCTCGACGGTGTCGAGCACCGCGATCTGGTCCGCCATCTCCTCGTCCAGCTCCCCGAACGGGAACAGAGAATCCTGCTGCTGCGCTACTACAGCAATCTCACCCAGTCGCAGATCAGTGCGGAACTCGGTGTGTCCCAGATGCATGTCTCCCGGCTACTCGCGCGTAGCTTTCAGCGGCTGCGATCCGCAAACAGGATCGAAGCGTAA
- a CDS encoding RNA polymerase sigma factor SigF: MSAEQGSSKVLTLTKSETVPEALDALDDVVTLEAAPDPAPALPAMSAPAAPASEAIDTRTLSRSLFLRLAALDEDSPERAYVRDTLIELNLPLVRYAAARFRSRNEPMEDIVQVGTIGLIKAIDRFDCERGVEFPTFAMPTVVGEIKRFFRDTSWSVRVPRRLQELRLALTKASDELSQKLDRSPTVTELAAVLGVSEEDVVDGLAVGNAYTASSLDSPAPEDDGGEGSLADRLGYEDMALEGVEYRESLKPLLAKLPPRERRIIMLRFFANMTQSQIGEEVGISQMHVSRLLTRTLAQLREGLISD; encoded by the coding sequence ATGTCCGCAGAACAGGGCAGCTCGAAGGTGCTCACGCTCACGAAGAGCGAGACCGTGCCCGAGGCGCTCGACGCCCTCGACGACGTAGTGACCCTCGAGGCCGCTCCGGACCCGGCCCCGGCCCTTCCGGCGATGTCCGCCCCGGCTGCGCCGGCGTCGGAGGCCATCGACACCCGCACCCTGTCCCGCTCCCTGTTCCTGCGGCTCGCCGCACTCGACGAGGACAGCCCCGAGCGCGCCTACGTCCGGGACACCCTGATCGAGCTCAACCTGCCCCTGGTCCGCTACGCGGCCGCCCGCTTCCGCTCCCGCAACGAGCCGATGGAGGACATCGTCCAGGTCGGCACCATCGGCCTGATCAAGGCGATCGACCGCTTCGACTGCGAGCGGGGCGTGGAGTTCCCGACCTTCGCGATGCCGACGGTCGTCGGCGAGATCAAGCGCTTCTTCCGCGACACCTCGTGGTCGGTGCGGGTGCCCAGGCGGCTTCAGGAGCTGCGCCTGGCGCTGACGAAGGCCAGCGACGAGCTCTCCCAGAAGCTCGACCGCTCCCCGACGGTCACCGAACTGGCCGCCGTGCTGGGTGTGTCGGAGGAGGACGTGGTCGACGGCCTCGCGGTCGGCAACGCCTACACCGCCTCCTCGCTGGACTCCCCGGCCCCCGAGGACGACGGTGGCGAGGGCTCCCTGGCCGACCGCCTCGGCTACGAGGACATGGCGCTGGAGGGCGTGGAGTACCGCGAGTCGCTCAAGCCCCTGCTCGCCAAGCTCCCGCCCCGCGAGCGGCGCATCATCATGCTCCGCTTCTTCGCCAACATGACCCAGTCGCAGATCGGCGAGGAGGTCGGCATCTCGCAGATGCACGTCTCCCGGCTGCTGACCCGGACGCTGGCGCAGCTGCGCGAGGGCCTCATCTCGGACTGA
- a CDS encoding MarR family transcriptional regulator produces MAGQAQYEELARQLSAVGAVKREMGRILPSDCPTGSAAVLTLLGRHGDMRMSRLAELLAVDMSVTSRHVAHVAAHGWIERCPDPADKRSRILRLTPAGLDQLDELSRRTSRLLADRLSDWTDEEVGQLIRLMTRLRASFGDCRSAPARLPAPVVEETTRTPASA; encoded by the coding sequence ATGGCCGGGCAGGCGCAGTACGAAGAGCTGGCGCGTCAGCTCAGTGCCGTCGGGGCCGTGAAAAGGGAGATGGGACGGATCCTGCCGTCCGACTGCCCGACCGGCTCGGCCGCCGTGCTGACCCTGCTGGGCCGCCACGGCGACATGCGCATGAGCCGGCTCGCCGAACTGCTCGCAGTGGACATGTCGGTCACCAGCCGCCATGTCGCGCACGTCGCCGCACATGGCTGGATCGAGCGGTGCCCGGACCCCGCGGACAAGCGCTCGCGCATCCTGCGGCTGACACCCGCCGGCCTGGACCAGCTCGACGAGCTGTCCCGGCGGACCAGCCGTCTGCTCGCCGACCGGCTGAGCGACTGGACCGACGAAGAGGTCGGTCAGCTCATCCGGCTGATGACGCGCCTGCGCGCCAGCTTCGGCGACTGCCGGTCCGCCCCGGCGCGGCTGCCCGCACCCGTAGTCGAAGAGACCACCCGTACACCCGCAAGCGCGTAA
- a CDS encoding MFS transporter produces MATTTPAGVRAHAKHGGGTHAGAPMTHRQIMEALSGLLLGMFVAILSSTIVTNALPHIISDLGGGQSAYTWVVSASLLAMTATTPLWGKLADLYSKKALVQIALVVYVLGSAAAGLSQNSGMLIACRVVQGIGVGGLSALAQIVMAAMISPRERGRYSGYLGATFAVATVGGPLLGGVITDTSWLGWRWCFYVGVPFAVIALIVLQKTLHLPVMKRDVKVDWAGAFFVAAAVSLLLIWVTFAGDKYDWLSWQTYTMVGGSIVLGLVFVLVESKASEPIIPLRLFRNRTITLASLASLFVGVAMFTGTVFFSQYFQLARDKSPTMSGVMTIPMIGGLFVSSTVSGQFITRTGRWKAWLVSGGVLVTAGLGLLGTIRYDTTYWKMAIFMALLGLGIGMMMQNLVLCTQNQVDPSDLGSASSTVTFFRSLGGAVGVSALGAVMARRITHYVKDGVAALDPQYRAALSGSNSSADSIPDLSKYPAPLRTLMESAYGHGIADVFLIAGVLAAVAFLITLFIKEVPLKTKGALAQAAEGEAAQADPAAAVAVAESQVPAVAEAGAPAAAEERVPSWASPKLSASLEQGGAPIASTAQAGPEGTQRPAAVATVAPGEAGGSGGGIPVRGFVRGAESAPVPQAAVTLISLAGRQLGRSVAQADGAYAVDAPGSGSYVLIASADGFQPQASTIVVNGEPVAYDILLSGTSGLSGAVRAAESGLPVKDAMVIVTDVRGDLLATGTTGEQGEFSFAELVPGSVTVAVNAAGYRPRALPVEVGGTGVTRIEVDLDSGAQLQGVVRAPHGPLADARVTLVDAAGNVVGTSTTGADGAYAFTDLNSGEYTVIATGYPPVATALTVTGRGVDGHDIELAHPGE; encoded by the coding sequence ATGGCAACGACCACACCAGCCGGTGTGCGGGCTCACGCCAAGCATGGGGGAGGCACCCACGCCGGCGCCCCGATGACCCACCGGCAGATCATGGAGGCGCTCTCCGGGCTGCTCCTGGGCATGTTCGTGGCGATCCTGTCCTCCACGATCGTCACCAACGCCCTGCCGCACATCATCAGCGACCTCGGCGGCGGGCAGTCCGCCTACACCTGGGTCGTCAGCGCCTCGCTGCTGGCGATGACCGCGACCACTCCCCTGTGGGGCAAGCTCGCCGACCTGTACAGCAAGAAGGCGCTCGTCCAGATAGCCCTGGTCGTCTACGTCCTGGGATCCGCGGCCGCCGGTCTGTCGCAGAACTCCGGCATGCTGATCGCCTGCCGTGTCGTCCAGGGCATCGGCGTCGGCGGTCTTTCCGCCCTGGCCCAGATCGTCATGGCCGCGATGATCTCGCCACGCGAGCGCGGCCGTTACTCCGGCTACCTCGGCGCGACCTTCGCCGTCGCCACCGTCGGCGGCCCGCTGCTCGGCGGTGTCATCACCGACACCTCGTGGCTGGGCTGGCGCTGGTGCTTCTACGTCGGCGTCCCCTTCGCCGTCATCGCGCTGATCGTGCTGCAGAAGACCCTGCACCTGCCCGTCATGAAGCGGGACGTCAAGGTCGACTGGGCCGGCGCGTTCTTCGTCGCCGCCGCCGTCTCGCTGCTGCTGATCTGGGTCACCTTCGCCGGTGACAAGTACGACTGGCTGTCCTGGCAGACGTACACGATGGTGGGCGGTTCGATCGTCCTCGGTCTGGTCTTCGTCCTCGTCGAGTCCAAGGCGAGCGAGCCGATCATCCCGCTCAGGCTGTTCCGCAACCGCACCATCACGCTGGCGTCGCTGGCCTCGCTGTTCGTCGGTGTCGCGATGTTCACCGGCACGGTGTTCTTCAGCCAGTACTTCCAGCTGGCCCGCGACAAGTCCCCGACGATGTCCGGCGTCATGACGATCCCGATGATCGGCGGCCTGTTCGTCTCCTCCACCGTCTCCGGCCAGTTCATCACCCGCACCGGACGGTGGAAGGCGTGGCTGGTCAGCGGCGGTGTCCTGGTGACGGCGGGCCTGGGCCTGCTGGGCACCATCCGGTACGACACGACGTACTGGAAGATGGCGATCTTCATGGCCCTGCTGGGCCTCGGCATCGGCATGATGATGCAGAATTTGGTGCTGTGCACGCAGAACCAGGTCGACCCCTCCGACCTCGGCTCGGCCAGCTCCACGGTCACCTTCTTCCGCTCCCTGGGCGGCGCGGTGGGCGTGTCCGCGCTCGGCGCGGTGATGGCCCGCCGGATCACGCACTACGTCAAGGACGGCGTCGCCGCCCTCGACCCGCAGTACCGGGCCGCGCTGTCCGGCTCCAACTCCTCCGCGGACAGCATCCCGGACCTGAGCAAGTACCCGGCCCCGCTGCGCACGCTGATGGAGAGCGCCTACGGGCACGGCATCGCCGACGTCTTCCTGATCGCGGGCGTTCTGGCGGCCGTCGCCTTCCTCATCACCCTGTTCATCAAGGAGGTCCCCCTGAAGACGAAGGGCGCGCTGGCGCAGGCCGCCGAGGGTGAGGCCGCTCAGGCCGACCCGGCCGCGGCTGTGGCCGTGGCGGAGTCCCAGGTCCCGGCCGTCGCCGAGGCAGGGGCCCCGGCTGCCGCCGAGGAGAGGGTGCCGAGCTGGGCCTCCCCCAAGCTCTCGGCTTCGCTCGAGCAGGGAGGTGCCCCCATCGCCTCCACCGCTCAGGCAGGTCCCGAGGGCACCCAGCGGCCGGCCGCGGTCGCGACCGTGGCTCCCGGCGAGGCCGGCGGCAGCGGCGGCGGGATCCCCGTGCGCGGATTCGTCCGCGGCGCCGAGAGTGCGCCCGTGCCGCAGGCCGCGGTCACGCTGATCTCGCTGGCGGGCCGTCAGCTGGGCCGGTCGGTCGCGCAGGCGGACGGCGCCTACGCGGTGGACGCGCCGGGCTCGGGGTCCTACGTCCTGATCGCCTCCGCCGACGGCTTCCAGCCGCAGGCGTCCACGATCGTCGTGAACGGCGAGCCGGTGGCGTACGACATCCTGCTCAGCGGCACCAGCGGGCTGAGCGGTGCGGTGCGGGCCGCGGAGAGCGGGCTGCCGGTGAAGGACGCGATGGTGATCGTCACCGACGTGCGCGGGGACCTGCTGGCCACCGGAACCACCGGTGAGCAGGGCGAGTTCTCCTTCGCCGAGCTGGTGCCGGGCTCCGTGACGGTCGCGGTGAACGCCGCCGGGTACCGGCCGCGGGCGCTGCCCGTCGAGGTGGGCGGCACCGGGGTCACCCGGATCGAGGTCGACCTGGACTCCGGCGCGCAGCTCCAGGGCGTCGTACGGGCCCCGCACGGGCCGCTCGCGGACGCCCGGGTGACGCTGGTCGACGCGGCGGGCAACGTGGTCGGCACGTCCACCACCGGCGCGGACGGCGCGTACGCCTTCACCGACCTCAACAGCGGCGAGTACACCGTCATCGCGACGGGCTACCCGCCGGTGGCGACGGCCCTGACGGTCACCGGCCGCGGCGTCGACGGCCATGACATCGAACTCGCCCACCCGGGCGAGTAG
- a CDS encoding YceI family protein, producing the protein MGLTARIRTRDGWAVSHAVVTVTDMTGTQVLRAEADQEGAVRDATELAPGAYTVIVTAVGYAPAASSAIVTASGRADVGTVTLARQGGTELPPPGPWTIDPAHSSVAAVAQHLGISSVHGRFTDFAGTIEIAPDEVTKSRVEAVIRAASVDTGNGMRDGHLKSPDFLDVERYPEITYRSTGLEAAGPDRWTVHGELGMHGVVRPVDLDLAYLGTGADPWGGTRAAFRATTELRREDFAMNYNQVLQAGIAAIGTTLKVDLDIQAVQGESLPAV; encoded by the coding sequence ATGGGACTGACCGCGAGGATCCGTACCCGGGACGGATGGGCCGTGTCGCACGCGGTCGTCACGGTGACCGACATGACGGGCACACAGGTGCTGCGTGCGGAGGCCGACCAGGAGGGTGCGGTACGGGATGCGACCGAACTGGCGCCGGGGGCGTACACCGTCATCGTCACCGCCGTCGGGTACGCGCCCGCCGCTTCCAGCGCCATCGTCACCGCGAGCGGACGGGCCGATGTCGGCACGGTGACACTGGCCCGGCAGGGTGGCACCGAACTGCCGCCGCCCGGGCCCTGGACCATCGACCCGGCGCATTCGTCGGTCGCCGCGGTCGCCCAGCACCTGGGCATCTCCAGCGTGCACGGCCGGTTCACCGACTTCGCCGGCACGATCGAGATCGCCCCGGACGAGGTCACCAAGTCCCGTGTGGAGGCGGTCATCCGCGCCGCTTCCGTCGACACCGGCAACGGCATGCGCGACGGGCACCTGAAGTCCCCCGACTTCCTGGACGTCGAGCGCTACCCGGAGATCACCTACCGCTCCACCGGCCTGGAGGCCGCCGGCCCGGACCGCTGGACGGTCCACGGCGAACTGGGCATGCACGGCGTGGTCCGTCCGGTCGACCTCGACCTCGCCTACCTCGGCACCGGCGCCGACCCCTGGGGCGGCACCCGGGCCGCCTTCCGCGCGACGACCGAACTGCGCCGCGAGGACTTCGCCATGAACTACAACCAGGTCCTCCAGGCGGGCATCGCCGCCATCGGTACGACGTTGAAGGTGGATCTGGACATCCAGGCCGTGCAGGGCGAGTCCCTCCCGGCCGTGTGA